Proteins encoded together in one Campylobacter peloridis LMG 23910 window:
- a CDS encoding filamentous hemagglutinin N-terminal domain-containing protein: MAVFSPRGGGSNNFDLTPSKKLTNHILLSSIVASLLFSPAFALPSGGKFTHGTSGTINVSGNNMHINGNKVNSVIQWGGGFNINKGESVNFGGNSKNYLNIAHGTNKSTIAGVLNAKDNNVFLINPNGVIITKTGNINANRFVASTSSMSSDDMWKFANLSQEQAGSFSPVFKANKLGNVVNMGNINANDVLLIGNKVLLHASAGNDKGKLYLNQVNSKNTHLVGNEVYVDVANINKNNKLNITAKNKGSIYLSATGYYYNPEALNIFLKYSTPSYGGYKHNDKNFKKAHFVSIANTEDWWHFAKGWNENKNGFRTTANEYKLVSNINFADKNYANYCIDGLGCSSMIVGNTKDNAFTKNFDGQGFVLKGMYIDTANLTNNDSKKHYVGIFGATKEASFTNINVDYSGGGINAKNEYVGGFAGYLDGFVDRASLKNLTSLKNDVKVVVDSGYITTYGTGGFAGDANGMFRNITLENIKNFDVKHSAIVDIPGGVYWKHYAYGVGGFAGSIFGFVDGISLKNVENLSIRENGYDSLNGYASDYFIGLGGFAGYIANGNFSNISLNNIKNINFKTIQNVDNIASSSNIGGFAGRIDGGSFEDINLKTIHGLTYFEEDDGNNNYKDLFLGGFAGAIFNGVFNKIALNDIKNLNMTLHNSSIKASLGGFAGSIDLGDYRNILLNDIGNIKIQADSLSTSSTSEGNYFGGFAGSIGQTYLSEFNPPKFNNISLKNINNINLIQTKYASGGDLRIGGFAGYINEGKYENIYLDNINGINVNGNVDTRIGGFAGTIDVSHGNENLYKNIYMNNIGNITTNSSRANIGGFVGRIGLGDGGVGGKFENIILKNIHSIKSSNGDRGFYDHVNIAGFVADFKSNYYDGYGKIEFNDIFIDGINNISFKNPTTQNSAIYGFAPSYYDSDRRFKFNNIHVYFHPNTTFTNNNVKIYKFSDKITDNMSNIHIYHHEKDFKDIMSNINTNKFTTHIYGDDNKDKTYQEFKSKYKFVEPNIEKPNITNPELPQNSNQSILPNLDLILNEKPTLDKDDLISNAVWNDYIIKDIDKIKYVINIRLLDKLLKEYKTLANKTEDEQVKFITAYLGVKENDARALLQSLSFLNTYKDHDINKAQFENNAKKDFEQSFKKADDKIKDFNKNKNLWHTKLDKLNKEVVSLGLDIEKQLEQNQAKLKRFIKAYNDFLTLIDKGIKNENDPAFIAIKNNIKELDKEAKLLYAKLSIQENNLQIFKDKNNNNKVIVIGKFNTSLINTPNVDKPTQGGGIENDDYQKLSRQIASSQKQTPTFKYEEEETQEIEEAAITQRARTCIVSDNFKTMNPCVVGSY; the protein is encoded by the coding sequence ATGGCAGTATTTTCTCCACGGGGGGGGGGATCGAATAATTTTGATTTAACTCCTTCTAAAAAACTAACTAATCACATCTTACTTTCAAGTATAGTTGCTTCATTACTTTTTTCACCTGCATTTGCCTTACCAAGTGGTGGTAAATTTACTCATGGCACAAGTGGAACTATAAATGTTAGTGGTAATAATATGCATATAAATGGTAATAAAGTTAATTCTGTTATCCAATGGGGTGGTGGTTTTAATATAAATAAAGGTGAAAGTGTAAATTTTGGTGGTAATAGTAAAAACTACTTAAACATAGCTCATGGAACAAATAAATCTACCATAGCAGGTGTATTAAATGCAAAAGATAATAATGTATTTTTAATCAATCCTAATGGAGTAATCATTACTAAAACAGGTAATATCAATGCTAATCGCTTTGTAGCTTCTACTTCATCGATGAGTAGTGATGATATGTGGAAATTTGCAAATTTATCACAAGAACAAGCTGGAAGTTTTTCTCCTGTATTTAAAGCAAATAAACTTGGCAATGTAGTAAATATGGGTAATATCAATGCAAATGATGTATTGCTTATAGGCAATAAGGTTTTATTGCATGCAAGTGCAGGTAATGATAAAGGAAAATTATATTTAAACCAAGTTAATTCCAAAAATACACATTTAGTTGGAAATGAAGTATATGTTGATGTAGCTAATATAAACAAAAATAATAAATTAAATATCACAGCTAAAAATAAAGGTTCTATATATTTAAGTGCTACTGGGTATTATTATAACCCTGAAGCATTAAATATATTTTTAAAATATTCTACACCTTCATATGGGGGATATAAGCACAATGATAAGAACTTTAAAAAAGCACATTTTGTTTCTATAGCCAATACAGAAGATTGGTGGCATTTTGCTAAAGGTTGGAATGAAAATAAAAATGGTTTTAGAACTACTGCAAATGAATATAAATTAGTTTCTAATATAAATTTTGCTGATAAAAATTATGCAAATTATTGCATAGATGGACTTGGTTGTTCTTCCATGATAGTAGGTAATACCAAAGATAATGCCTTTACTAAAAATTTTGATGGACAAGGTTTTGTATTAAAAGGTATGTATATAGATACAGCAAATTTAACAAATAATGATTCTAAAAAACATTATGTTGGTATATTTGGTGCAACTAAAGAAGCAAGCTTTACAAATATTAATGTAGATTATAGTGGTGGTGGCATTAATGCTAAAAATGAATATGTTGGAGGATTTGCTGGTTATTTAGATGGCTTTGTAGATAGAGCTAGTTTAAAGAATTTAACTAGTTTGAAAAATGATGTCAAAGTTGTAGTTGATTCTGGATATATTACTACTTATGGAACAGGTGGCTTTGCTGGAGATGCTAATGGTATGTTTAGAAATATCACCTTAGAAAATATAAAGAATTTTGATGTGAAGCATAGTGCTATTGTTGATATACCAGGAGGTGTTTATTGGAAACACTATGCCTATGGAGTAGGTGGCTTTGCTGGTTCTATTTTTGGTTTTGTTGATGGAATTTCTTTAAAAAATGTAGAAAATTTAAGTATTAGAGAAAATGGATACGACTCGCTTAATGGATATGCTAGTGATTATTTTATCGGTTTAGGTGGTTTTGCTGGATATATAGCAAATGGAAATTTTTCAAATATATCTTTAAATAATATTAAAAATATAAATTTTAAAACCATTCAAAATGTTGATAATATTGCTTCTTCTTCAAACATAGGAGGCTTTGCAGGACGCATTGATGGTGGTAGTTTTGAAGATATAAATTTAAAAACCATACATGGTTTAACTTATTTTGAAGAAGACGATGGAAACAATAATTATAAAGATCTATTTTTGGGAGGCTTTGCTGGAGCAATATTTAATGGGGTATTTAATAAAATTGCATTAAATGATATAAAAAATCTAAATATGACTTTACATAATTCTTCCATAAAAGCTTCTTTGGGAGGCTTTGCTGGAAGTATCGACTTAGGAGATTATAGAAATATACTTCTTAATGATATTGGTAATATTAAAATTCAAGCAGATAGTCTTTCAACTTCTTCTACATCAGAGGGAAATTACTTTGGAGGCTTTGCTGGAAGTATAGGACAAACATATCTTAGTGAATTTAATCCTCCAAAATTTAATAATATTTCTTTAAAAAACATTAATAATATAAATTTAATTCAAACTAAATATGCTTCAGGTGGAGATTTAAGAATTGGAGGTTTTGCTGGATATATTAATGAGGGTAAATATGAAAATATATATTTAGATAATATTAATGGTATTAATGTAAATGGTAATGTTGATACTAGGATTGGAGGTTTTGCTGGAACGATTGATGTTAGCCATGGTAATGAGAATTTGTATAAAAATATTTATATGAATAATATAGGAAATATTACTACTAATAGCAGTAGAGCGAATATTGGAGGCTTTGTAGGACGCATCGGTTTGGGAGATGGAGGTGTAGGTGGAAAATTTGAAAATATAATATTAAAAAATATACATAGTATAAAATCTTCTAATGGAGATAGGGGTTTTTATGATCATGTAAACATAGCAGGATTTGTTGCTGATTTTAAGAGCAATTATTATGATGGTTATGGAAAAATAGAGTTTAATGATATTTTTATAGATGGTATAAATAACATTAGCTTTAAAAACCCTACTACGCAAAATTCAGCAATTTATGGTTTTGCTCCAAGTTATTATGATAGTGATAGAAGATTTAAATTTAATAATATTCATGTTTATTTTCATCCAAATACAACATTTACAAATAACAATGTTAAAATATACAAATTTAGTGATAAAATCACTGATAATATGTCTAACATTCACATCTATCATCATGAAAAAGATTTTAAAGATATCATGAGTAATATAAATACAAATAAATTTACTACTCATATATATGGTGATGATAATAAAGATAAAACCTACCAAGAGTTTAAAAGCAAATATAAATTTGTAGAACCAAACATAGAAAAACCAAATATCACAAATCCAGAACTACCTCAAAACTCAAACCAATCAATCCTTCCTAATCTAGATTTAATTCTTAATGAAAAACCTACCCTAGATAAAGATGATTTAATCTCTAATGCAGTATGGAATGATTATATTATTAAAGATATTGATAAGATTAAATATGTTATCAATATTAGATTATTAGATAAATTGCTAAAAGAATATAAAACTTTAGCCAATAAAACAGAAGATGAACAAGTTAAATTTATCACAGCTTATTTAGGTGTTAAAGAAAATGATGCTAGAGCTTTATTGCAAAGTTTAAGTTTTTTAAATACTTATAAAGATCATGATATAAATAAAGCTCAATTTGAAAATAATGCAAAAAAAGATTTTGAGCAATCCTTTAAAAAAGCAGATGATAAAATCAAAGACTTTAACAAAAACAAAAACTTATGGCATACTAAATTAGACAAACTAAATAAAGAAGTAGTTTCTTTGGGTTTAGATATAGAAAAACAATTAGAACAAAATCAAGCTAAACTTAAAAGATTTATAAAAGCTTATAATGATTTTTTAACCTTAATAGACAAAGGTATAAAAAATGAAAATGATCCTGCTTTTATAGCTATAAAAAATAAT
- a CDS encoding MFS transporter codes for MLKTVLPLSFIVGTRFFGLFIVLPVLSLYALNLQGANEFLVGLLVGVYALTQMALQVPFGIISDKIGRKKTMLIGLVVFIIGSMVCSYANDIYTMMFGRLLQGAGAIGAVATAMISDFINEENRGKAMAIMGSFIGISFAASLVLSPLMSAKFGLSSLFDLSAILSLLCILLLFSVVPKEHTIVHENTKTPLKKLLKEKNLALMNLTNCMQKMLMSIAFLSIPLVLVHEFDYPSENLWHVYVSSMVLGFLAMGLSGSLGERRGLSKEILLLGVVFFIVAYVIFAFSHNALVFMIGVVVFFVGFNLHEPIMQSCASKFAKVNEKGAALGVFNAFGYFGSFLGGVVGGYFLHHFSLVSLAFVLVAMSAVWFVLLLFLKSPADFKNVYLPLDTKQNLNTIKSLEGVLDVYKNSKFLVVKYDKKLTNEENIYKIL; via the coding sequence ATGTTAAAAACCGTTTTACCTTTATCTTTCATAGTAGGGACAAGATTTTTTGGATTATTTATAGTTTTGCCAGTTTTGAGTTTATACGCTTTAAATTTACAAGGTGCAAATGAATTTTTAGTTGGGCTTTTAGTGGGTGTATATGCTTTAACTCAAATGGCATTACAAGTTCCTTTTGGAATCATTTCAGACAAAATAGGGCGTAAAAAAACTATGCTTATAGGGCTTGTAGTTTTTATCATAGGTTCTATGGTGTGTTCTTATGCAAATGATATTTATACTATGATGTTTGGTAGGCTTTTACAAGGTGCAGGGGCTATTGGAGCAGTAGCTACTGCTATGATAAGTGATTTTATCAATGAAGAAAATCGTGGCAAAGCTATGGCTATTATGGGTTCTTTTATAGGAATTTCTTTTGCAGCTTCTTTAGTGCTTTCTCCATTAATGAGTGCTAAATTTGGGCTTTCAAGTTTGTTTGATTTAAGTGCTATTTTAAGCTTGCTTTGTATTTTGCTTTTATTTAGTGTAGTGCCAAAAGAACATACTATAGTGCATGAAAACACTAAAACTCCGCTAAAAAAACTTTTGAAAGAAAAAAATTTAGCCTTAATGAATCTTACTAATTGTATGCAAAAAATGCTCATGAGCATAGCATTTTTAAGCATTCCTTTGGTTTTAGTGCATGAGTTTGATTACCCAAGTGAAAATTTATGGCATGTGTATGTTAGCTCGATGGTTTTAGGTTTTTTAGCTATGGGGCTTTCAGGCTCTTTAGGAGAAAGAAGAGGGCTTAGTAAGGAAATTTTACTTTTGGGAGTGGTGTTTTTTATCGTTGCTTATGTGATATTTGCTTTCTCGCATAATGCCTTGGTTTTTATGATAGGTGTTGTTGTGTTTTTTGTAGGATTTAACTTACATGAGCCTATCATGCAAAGTTGTGCAAGTAAATTTGCTAAAGTAAATGAAAAAGGTGCAGCTTTGGGTGTTTTTAATGCTTTTGGTTATTTTGGTAGTTTTTTAGGTGGTGTTGTTGGAGGGTATTTTTTACATCATTTTAGTTTAGTTTCGCTTGCTTTTGTTTTAGTAGCTATGTCTGCGGTGTGGTTTGTATTGCTTTTGTTTTTAAAAAGTCCAGCTGATTTTAAAAATGTGTATTTACCACTAGATACAAAACAAAATCTAAATACTATAAAATCCTTAGAAGGTGTATTAGATGTATATAAAAATTCCAAATTTTTAGTAGTAAAATACGATAAAAAATTAACTAACGAAGAAAATATTTATAAAATATTATAA
- the rdgB gene encoding RdgB/HAM1 family non-canonical purine NTP pyrophosphatase yields MKKKLKIIVASSNTHKIKEIKKFLVNYEIYALNEIITPFEIIENGKSFKENALIKSKAVFNALKEKQNEFIVLSDDSGISVAALDNAPGIFSARYSKEGTDKANNEKLIKALNEKNLNQSKAFYTAAIAISSKYGHFSTHGYMHGVVINTPKGNNGFGYDPLFIPKGFDKTLGELDEQVKLKISHRSQALIHSTYILRILEKTEKQ; encoded by the coding sequence ATGAAGAAAAAATTAAAGATAATTGTAGCAAGTTCTAATACACACAAAATTAAAGAAATAAAAAAATTTTTAGTAAATTATGAAATTTATGCTTTAAATGAGATTATCACTCCATTTGAAATCATAGAAAATGGTAAAAGTTTTAAAGAAAATGCTTTGATAAAATCCAAAGCTGTTTTTAATGCTTTAAAAGAAAAACAAAATGAATTTATAGTTTTAAGTGATGATAGTGGCATTAGTGTAGCAGCTTTAGACAATGCACCTGGGATTTTTTCTGCTAGGTATTCTAAAGAAGGCACAGACAAAGCAAACAACGAAAAACTCATTAAGGCTTTAAATGAAAAAAATCTCAACCAAAGTAAAGCTTTTTACACAGCAGCCATTGCTATAAGTTCAAAGTATGGGCATTTTAGCACACATGGGTATATGCATGGAGTAGTAATAAACACACCAAAAGGAAATAATGGATTTGGTTATGATCCTTTATTTATACCAAAAGGTTTTGATAAAACTTTAGGCGAGTTAGATGAGCAAGTAAAATTAAAAATTTCTCACCGCTCACAAGCATTAATACATTCTACTTATATATTAAGAATTTTAGAAAAAACGGAAAAACAATGA
- a CDS encoding efflux RND transporter permease subunit — MLSKILKIFLNSPKRTLGITLIFCLFFSFFAKNLSVDASAESLLLEHDENLKTYREIAARYGSDNFLMLAFTPKNSDIFTAENLKIIKNLGDEISKIDGVDKIFSIANAPLLASSKNKDLKEIIKNIPNIFSQGIDINLAKKEILNHPFYKNNIISKDGTTAGILIYLAPDKIYNKLIQSRDEAKDEKTKEHFRKLIKNHQEQARIYSEQRLKHINEVVSKYTSDNNFLHLGGVEMIANDMISYVKSDLKIYGLSLIGLLFIALWWFFGSLYFVFLALGICIISLFTSSGIFALLGFDITIVSSNYVALVLIITVSVVIHLIVHFIENLHKHPKTSIYKLLLSTLLNKANPSFFAILTTIVGFLSFVFSDIEPIIKLGIMMSLGISISLILAYIYFACIVVLLPRPKVKELDKNSIKFLAFCANASLKHRKIIYSISIACVFFAIYGILQIKVENSFVSYFKDDSRIKQGLLVIDKELGGTMPLDVIVKFKKSPEQKNINDDFEQEFENLAQDDRYFFSSEKTRIATKVHEFLSKQKYVGSVLSLQSLLELGKSINDGKDLDDFALAFLYENLDENFKSQVLNPYVNIQNDELRFSLRMLDSDPNLRRDAFLKQLEKDLNELLKNDNVEVKISGIMLLYNNMLQSLFSSQFDTLVFVVLVIFALFVVIFRSFIYALIAILANIIPLALVFGLMGIFNIPLDIMSITIAAICIGIGVDDMIHYIHRFKEELKHKDLKEAIKDSHLGIGSAIYYTSVTIILGFLVMVSSNFIPTIYFGLLTVLAMSLLLFGSLFLLPSFIISYHYLKQNYNKAPSKSHKVPKL, encoded by the coding sequence ATGCTAAGTAAAATCTTAAAAATTTTTCTTAATTCTCCAAAGCGAACTTTGGGGATAACTTTGATTTTTTGTTTATTTTTTAGTTTTTTTGCTAAAAATTTAAGTGTTGATGCAAGCGCTGAAAGTTTGCTTTTAGAGCATGATGAGAATTTGAAAACTTATAGAGAAATTGCAGCACGCTATGGCAGTGATAATTTTTTAATGCTAGCATTTACACCTAAAAATTCAGATATTTTTACTGCTGAGAATTTGAAGATTATTAAAAATCTTGGAGATGAGATTTCTAAAATTGACGGGGTGGATAAAATTTTTTCCATTGCTAATGCACCCTTGCTTGCAAGCTCAAAAAATAAAGATTTAAAAGAAATTATAAAAAATATACCTAATATTTTTAGTCAAGGAATTGACATTAACTTAGCTAAAAAAGAAATTTTAAATCATCCATTTTATAAAAATAATATCATTTCAAAAGATGGCACAACGGCAGGAATTTTGATTTATCTTGCACCTGATAAAATTTACAATAAACTTATTCAATCACGCGATGAAGCAAAAGATGAGAAAACAAAAGAACATTTTAGAAAATTGATTAAAAATCATCAAGAACAAGCAAGAATTTATAGCGAACAAAGGTTAAAGCATATTAACGAAGTGGTATCAAAATATACTAGCGATAATAACTTTTTACACCTTGGCGGGGTTGAAATGATCGCTAATGATATGATTTCTTATGTAAAAAGTGATTTAAAAATTTATGGTTTAAGCTTAATAGGACTTTTGTTTATAGCACTTTGGTGGTTTTTTGGTTCTTTGTATTTTGTGTTTTTAGCTTTAGGAATTTGTATAATCTCACTTTTTACTTCTAGTGGAATTTTCGCCCTTTTGGGTTTTGATATAACTATAGTTTCATCTAATTATGTAGCTTTGGTTTTAATCATCACCGTTTCTGTGGTGATTCATTTGATTGTGCATTTTATAGAAAATTTACACAAGCATCCAAAAACTAGTATTTATAAATTATTACTTTCAACTTTGCTAAATAAAGCAAATCCAAGTTTTTTTGCGATTTTAACCACTATAGTTGGATTTTTAAGTTTTGTTTTTTCTGATATTGAGCCTATTATAAAACTGGGTATTATGATGAGTCTTGGAATTAGTATAAGTTTGATTTTAGCTTATATATATTTTGCTTGTATTGTAGTTTTATTACCAAGACCAAAAGTAAAAGAGCTTGATAAAAATTCCATTAAATTTTTAGCATTTTGTGCCAATGCAAGTTTAAAACATAGAAAAATTATTTATAGCATTAGTATAGCTTGTGTATTTTTTGCTATATATGGAATTTTGCAAATTAAGGTTGAAAATAGCTTTGTAAGTTATTTTAAAGATGATTCTAGGATAAAACAAGGACTTTTGGTTATAGATAAAGAATTAGGCGGAACTATGCCTTTGGATGTGATTGTTAAATTTAAAAAAAGCCCTGAGCAAAAAAATATCAACGATGATTTTGAGCAAGAATTTGAAAATTTAGCACAAGATGATAGGTATTTTTTTAGTAGTGAAAAAACAAGAATTGCTACTAAGGTTCATGAATTTTTAAGCAAGCAAAAATATGTCGGTTCGGTGCTTAGTTTGCAAAGCTTACTTGAACTAGGTAAAAGTATAAATGATGGCAAAGATTTAGATGATTTTGCTTTGGCATTTTTATATGAAAATTTAGATGAAAATTTTAAAAGTCAAGTTTTAAATCCTTATGTAAATATACAAAATGATGAGCTAAGATTTAGTTTGCGTATGTTAGATAGCGACCCAAATTTAAGACGCGATGCTTTTTTAAAACAACTTGAAAAAGACTTAAATGAGCTTTTAAAAAACGACAATGTAGAAGTGAAAATTAGTGGTATTATGCTCTTGTATAATAATATGCTTCAAAGCCTTTTTTCTTCACAATTTGATACTTTGGTTTTTGTAGTGCTTGTGATTTTTGCTTTGTTTGTGGTGATTTTTAGAAGTTTTATTTATGCTTTAATAGCTATTTTGGCAAATATTATTCCTTTGGCTTTGGTATTTGGTTTGATGGGAATTTTTAATATACCTTTGGATATTATGAGTATTACCATAGCTGCTATTTGTATAGGAATAGGCGTTGATGATATGATTCATTATATTCATCGTTTTAAAGAAGAATTAAAACACAAAGATTTAAAAGAAGCTATCAAAGATTCGCATTTAGGGATAGGTAGTGCGATTTATTATACTAGTGTTACTATTATTTTAGGTTTTTTAGTAATGGTAAGTAGTAATTTTATACCTACGATTTATTTTGGATTATTAACGGTTTTAGCTATGAGTTTGCTTTTATTTGGTTCGCTTTTTTTATTACCAAGTTTTATTATAAGTTATCATTATCTTAAGCAAAATTATAATAAAGCACCATCCAAATCACATAAAGTGCCAAAGCTATAA
- a CDS encoding transporter, toluene tolerance family, with protein sequence MRKILVLLFSVSFIFALNLQDISKTMQEKIDESLKILDQNKNDKNQAANKIFALFDGIFDYELMAKLSLSTRYEKLNTEEKMQFNKAFEDNLKKSFTNKLSLYDSQKLKVLNLEEKNKRAFLKTSMLVDGKENYVIFKFYDKNNDWQIYDVDIFGISIIQTYRSQFKDILQNADFKTLLDKLSSVDFSK encoded by the coding sequence ATGCGTAAAATTTTAGTGTTATTATTTAGTGTTTCTTTTATTTTTGCATTAAATTTACAAGATATTTCTAAAACTATGCAAGAAAAAATCGATGAAAGCTTGAAAATTTTAGATCAAAACAAAAACGACAAAAATCAAGCAGCAAATAAAATTTTTGCACTTTTTGATGGTATTTTTGATTATGAACTTATGGCAAAACTTAGCCTTTCTACAAGATATGAAAAATTAAATACTGAAGAAAAAATGCAATTTAATAAAGCATTTGAAGATAATCTTAAAAAAAGTTTTACCAATAAACTTTCTTTATATGATTCTCAAAAATTAAAAGTGCTTAATTTAGAAGAAAAAAACAAAAGAGCATTTTTAAAAACCTCTATGTTAGTAGATGGCAAGGAAAATTATGTGATTTTTAAATTTTATGATAAAAACAATGATTGGCAAATTTATGATGTAGATATTTTTGGTATAAGCATTATACAAACTTATCGCTCGCAATTTAAAGATATTTTACAAAATGCGGATTTTAAAACTTTATTAGACAAACTTTCTAGTGTTGATTTTTCTAAATAA
- a CDS encoding VacJ family lipoprotein — protein sequence MLKYFICIALFFNVLFAVNELDFEQEFQQKEIQDSFYTYNKAMSKFNYDLYTYFLRPIVISYKSITPSFVRSGIKNVFDTTRSPARILNHLLTFEFKKAGEEFGRFCINVIFGFGLLDSASKTHLKSYEADFGTTLGKWGVGSGSHLVLPFLGPSNIRDTLALPVNWFMVPEGYIENFWLGASINVALKVNDLSFEYEKLDDIYQNSVDYYTFIRDAYEQRRWDLIK from the coding sequence TTGTTGAAATATTTTATATGTATAGCATTATTTTTTAATGTTTTATTTGCTGTGAATGAGTTAGATTTTGAGCAAGAATTCCAACAAAAAGAAATACAAGATAGCTTTTATACTTATAATAAAGCTATGAGTAAATTTAACTATGATTTATATACTTATTTTTTAAGACCTATAGTAATTTCATATAAGAGTATTACTCCAAGTTTTGTAAGAAGTGGGATTAAAAATGTATTTGACACTACAAGATCACCTGCTAGAATACTCAATCATCTTCTAACTTTTGAATTTAAAAAGGCAGGTGAAGAATTTGGAAGATTTTGTATTAATGTGATTTTTGGTTTTGGCTTATTAGATAGTGCTAGCAAAACTCATTTAAAAAGTTATGAAGCTGATTTTGGAACAACTTTGGGTAAATGGGGAGTAGGTAGTGGTTCGCATTTAGTATTGCCATTTTTAGGACCATCTAATATAAGAGACACTTTAGCTTTACCAGTGAATTGGTTTATGGTGCCTGAAGGTTATATTGAAAATTTTTGGCTTGGAGCAAGCATAAATGTGGCTTTAAAAGTCAATGATTTAAGTTTTGAATATGAAAAATTAGATGATATTTACCAAAATAGTGTAGATTATTATACTTTTATACGCGATGCTTACGAGCAAAGACGATGGGATTTGATCAAATAA
- the modA gene encoding molybdate ABC transporter substrate-binding protein, with the protein MKKILILLFLCIFGYGADVNIAAAANVAYAFKALQKEFQKENPDISINVSLGASGNLVSQIKNGAPFDIFMAANMKFAQNLYDENYASTKPVIYAQGALALLSIRTQTINLKNGLDALKDTKVKIITIANPKAAPYGQASIQTLQNAKIYNQVKEKIIEAKSIGEALTQTLKAADVGFIAASALYEDGLKKYNLEKGKNYILIDPNLYEPINQGIIITSHGKDNAKAKKFYDFILSPKAKEIFKAYGYNTP; encoded by the coding sequence ATGAAAAAAATTTTAATCTTGTTATTTTTATGTATTTTTGGCTATGGTGCTGATGTAAATATAGCCGCAGCTGCTAATGTAGCTTATGCTTTTAAAGCTTTACAGAAGGAATTTCAAAAAGAAAATCCAGATATTAGTATCAATGTAAGCTTAGGTGCAAGTGGAAATTTAGTTTCACAGATTAAAAATGGTGCTCCATTTGATATTTTTATGGCTGCAAATATGAAATTTGCACAAAATTTATATGATGAAAATTACGCTAGCACTAAGCCTGTAATATACGCACAAGGTGCTTTAGCTTTGCTTAGCATAAGAACTCAAACTATAAATTTAAAAAATGGTTTAGATGCTTTAAAAGATACAAAAGTTAAAATTATCACTATAGCAAACCCAAAAGCAGCTCCCTATGGCCAAGCTAGTATACAAACCCTACAAAATGCTAAAATTTACAATCAAGTAAAAGAAAAAATCATAGAAGCAAAATCCATAGGAGAAGCTCTTACTCAAACATTAAAAGCTGCAGATGTAGGATTTATAGCAGCAAGTGCGTTATATGAAGATGGGTTAAAAAAATACAATCTTGAAAAAGGGAAAAATTATATTTTAATAGATCCAAATCTTTACGAACCTATCAATCAAGGAATTATCATAACTTCTCATGGAAAAGATAATGCTAAAGCTAAAAAATTTTATGATTTTATTTTAAGTCCTAAAGCAAAAGAAATTTTTAAAGCTTATGGTTATAATACACCATGA